The DNA region AGCTAAAGGAGTCAAAGAGTGGGAGCTTGCTATGaatgatgaaatggaggctttaatgaaaaatcaAACTTGGAGCCTTGTACCAAAGCCCAAAGACGTACAACCCATATTTTGCAAATGggtttacaaaattaaaagaagagcAGATGGCAGCATAAACAGATATAAAGCAAGGCTAGTTGCTCGAGGATTTTCACAAAAGTATGGTGAAGACTACGAAGAAACCTTCAGTCCGATGGCTAAGATGATCTTAGTTCGAGTTGTATTAGCCATGGTAGCATCGTACCGTTGGAAATTATGGCAACTTGACGTGAAGAATGCCTTCTTGTATGGGGAACTTGACAAAGATATCTATATGGATCAACCACCCGGGTATGCCTCTAACTTATATCCCGATTATGTACGCAAGCTTAAGAAAGCACTTTATGGACTCAAGCGAGGCTCCACGAGCACGGTATGGAAAAATTGCACAATATCTACATTTTTTTTGTGGATATGCCGCATCACATTGATCCTAGCTTGTTTGTTAAAAAACATGGAGacttgtatgttgttgttcgtTATATGTGGATGACATGATAATAACGAAACAATGATGATGAAGTTGCGAGGCTTCAAGAGATGAGCTTGCCATAAGATTTGATATCAGAAGGCCCGGGAGAGCTACATCATTTTCTTGGCTTAGAGGTGACAAACACGAGCAAAGGATCTTTGTTACCCAAGAAGGGTATGCCAAGAAGCTTGTTGACGGGTTTGGGATAAAACAAAGCAAAAAGTGCTCTCTCCTCTCGAGACTAGCACGAGGTTAAGGCGTGAAGAAGGCTCACTTCTTGCGGATCCCAAGCCTTTTCAAGCTGTTGTTGGAAGCCTTTTGTATTTGACTATTACAAGGCCAGATATTGCTTTTTCTGTTGGATATGTAAGCAGATTTATGCAATCACCAAGAAAGCCTCACTTGGAAGCTGCAAAGAGGATTTTGAAATACATCAACTCAACATCAAATATGGGCCTACTCTTccaaaagaataataatttgGTATTAACTGGATATACTGATGCCGATTTTGGTGGTGATCGGATGATCGAAAATCTACGTCGGAGCTATATTTTTCTTTGTGGTGGAACAAGTGTTTCTTGGTGCGACAAGAAGCAAGACTCGCTTTCTTTATCAACTACGAAGCGGAATATAAATGACGGCTCTTGCATCGCCAAGAATGTGTATGGCTCCAAAGACTTGTCAAGATTTGCATCTATCTATATCAAAGCCAATCAAGCTATTTTCGGAGACAATCAAAGTACCATCAAGCTTGCAAACAATCTGGTATTCCATGCCAGAACTAAGCACATTGAGGTGGAACATCATTTCATCAGAGAAAAAGTTCTTGATGGAATACTTTGGAAGTGCGAAGTCAGGAGAATATTGCTGATATCTTCACCAAGTCACTTCCTAAAGCTTCATTCGAGTTCTTTCGCGACAAGCTTGATCTAGTTCCAAAAATTCACTTTAAGGGGAGTGTGAAATTATAAAGTAGATTTTTTGGAACTACAAAAAATCCTAGATATTTAGTAATGATTAGAATAGCCCAAGATAGTATCTTGGATAAATATCTTGAAGAGATTTCTAGTAGTCTACAGAGAATTGCAAGAAGATAAGGTTTTTAGATTTTCTTATAGATGTATCTAGAAGAATGTCTAGAACCATCCttagacaagtataaataggagtGGATTTGATCATTTGTAACCAAGTAATTCAAGTAATTCAAGAAAGTCTTTCTTCCATAACCAAGTTCTCCTatctaaaattttctttctcctttccaaagcttcttcttctttagttCAATCTTCCAATCTTAAGAACGATCTTGCCAGCAGGGTTTCtccgatttacttttcttcGGCTATATTTTATCATGTCATGAACTTCGGGTGATGAACTTAATACAATCATATCATTACCAGCTATGATCTAAACTCAAAATTATGACAAAATCTTGTAGGAATTTTGTACCTTTGTCTGATTTACCAAACAAATTACTACAGTATTTTTTAGGCAAGTGACGCACGTGTTCTGGACAGGACCTTTCATCTTCATGCACATATCTAGTTTACAGCCATCACGTATTGTTTTTTGTGGAACAAATTGACATATAAATCTTCCAAAAATTGATGATAAGGATCAAGATTTTGAATGTTTTTTCCACTAGCATTCCTAATAATGAAATGGACACTCATCCATCGATACCCCacccaaaaagaaaatgaaaaataggtTCCATCAATCTAGAAGACAATTACACTTGAGCTAAATATTCAGTCTTCTCAAAATGATGTTAAaagattctttttaaaaaataaaaccttGTCGAGGGTGTGGGGTAGGAGAGGTTGTTGTAATTGGTTTGCTACCTTTACATAGAAATATTTTTGGCTGAGATAATATAATAGAGGGAAAGATGTGGGTTACATAATAAATCGTAGGGAAGCAGCATGTTTGGAGAAATTAGGGTGAAATGGTAAAGAACAAGTTAGTTTTGTCTGGTTTGAATTAGTGGGTTTTGCTCAAAGGGCATGATGTTGATAGGCAGCTTGTTCTTCATCTTTACTGTTGGTAAATAGACAATCTCATCCCTCTCTGCCACCCATCTGTTCATCACACAATGGAAAGTGATTGCTCATTAGCCTTCACCAATTCTTGCCATTATTACTCATATTATTTCAAACACTAATATCTTTGGCCCTTAGCTACTTGGTTTTAAGAAAACAGAATACTATtcctactttttctttttggtattaCAAAACTATATCTCAATCCCGAGCTACTAGAAATatatttgctttttctttttccgggGTCATGGTTTCTTAGAGAGCGAGTTTACCTGTAGGTGGTGACGAGATGGTGGAGGAAAATGGAGATTTCAAGCCTTGAAAGTTCTAAACCAGGACACAGCCTCTGTCCTCCACCAAATGGTGTAAATGTGCTGCTGGTCACAGCAACTCCAGCTTTCTGACAAGCCAAAAATTAGTTAGAATTCTGATTATTAGTGAGACAAGTTAGATTCATCCATTTCACATCTTTGGGAAGTTAACATATACTTAGAATTTAGTGATAGCTATGAATAACAATAAAAAGGACCGAAAAGCAATGTCTCTGAAGAAGATGGTATTTGATATTGCAACTTTAGACTGCTTAACAAATCTCTGAGGAGTTGAATAAACTATAGTGATTTCATCTCAACTAGACACAACATGATCTAAGTTTTTTGTTTCTTCTAATAATTTGTTTTAGGGGTGGGGAGGCCTAGGTTCCTATGACAGCGAAGAAGGAAGTAAGACTAGGATTATAGCTCTATTACCAAAGGCTATAACTCTACCAGTGCATAGCCACGCAATAATCAAGGTGGTTTAAGCTTAGGTAATAGGACTgttgagaatgaaagttttaaaagaaaagctGACCTGCCATCTGGAGGGATCAAAATTGTATggattttcataattttcttcatCCATGTGAACTGAAGTGAAGGATGCCAAAACACACCATCCTTTTGGTATCAAATGCCCTGGCAACAACCCCAACATATATTAAACACTACAATCTCGAGTTAGTTTTATGGatagtcactcaacttttaCTTTATTGCCCtaaaattaaactattttttgtaAAACATAATAAAGCAGCTACAATAGTTAGGAGGCCTAAACACAGAAGGGAAATGCTGGatcataaagaaaagaaaacagacATTTGATTTTGACATCTTTGAGAGCTTTTCTCCATACTGCATTAATGATATTTGCCAATCTCAAGGTTTCACTGATAACCTGCCATTCCATAACAATGGATCTTAATATTCTCTTTCTTGtgaatttcaagattttgataTTGATAGGATATTCGGCCTTCTTTTTAAAGGACCAAAAAACAGGATTACAAATAATCTTCTTTCGTTGAGACAGTTCTCAAGGTTAGGGTGATACTGTGAGTACATCTAATAGGACTTGCATTTACATGTATATAGTGAACAGTGAACACTAGACTGAAAAAGTATCACAATTTATTTATAGCATAAAAATGGAAACTAACATTCTGAGTGAAGGGCAATGACATATAATGTGTCCAACTATAATCCTCACAACAACTTACCTTCAGCTGCTTCAATTCCAAATTCTCCTCCTGCAATCATTCCAGGAAAACAACAATTATGTgataagaaaaggaaataagacTAAGAAGCTACCTTTCGAATCAAAAAGTAGGCTACATATACGTCTGCACATCATTAAAATGTCCAATATATGTATTATAGTATAATGTTATTTGGTCTACATTGAGTACAATGTAGATTAACTGTatgtcttttttaattttttttttttaaatcggtGAGGATTTATTTCGACGATCCTAACTTATTTGGATTCTTTCTAATTTTAACCTTGAATTTCACATTCTTGGTCATAAAATCTCATGAGGATTTAATATAATCTACAtactataaaataattaatttgtatGCTTAATAGACTCTATGGTATAATATATTTGAGTTTTGGATCGTATAGTTTTCAGCATAGCTATGCCTCAACTTTTGTCTTCTCCAATAATAGAGAATAATCCCTGGAGTAACACTACCGCGTATTGtgtaaaataattttccaaCCCTTATCTTACCCAAACTGAACTGTCACTCTATCAATAGAACATGTAATATAGATGTATTAACATGCGAAggagaaagtaaaagaaacaaaaagaagaaaaaaagagtgtGTGGTAGGCACAAGTTTCAACAAGAAAAGCACACGGGTTGTAAATGAAGTTGATCCACAACAGACAGCCCTTAAATCAAAATCGTGCGGCTGCAATATCGTCTTCCATacttccctttcttttatttatttaaattaaaaaagttGTGTGTGTcccaaattttgaaaatgacttggtagaaaaggtcaaaaagataaattaaataaaagcaGAAAATGTTTAACAATCATGCGACTGTGACATTTAATTCgggtccgcaacttaaatgacccaaaaagtaAGATTTGAGACCAAATAACTCATTACATAAAAAAGTGATAGAAGTATCTTTTGAGCATAAACCTTTTGCCGAGAGGTAACTTTCCCAGCGAAACTCTATGagctcctttattttttatttatttggtttaaTCTATTATCTTCACTTCCACGGCCCACTTATGCCCCTCAAGTTGATGCTATATTGGGAAATGGATTTAGATtgtatgattttgttgttttttgttgTAGGGCCAAAAACCCACCACTTTTGACCGTGTGGAAATAATTAGTGAGGAAGGTATGTAGTGACTTAAAGTTTAAAGTTCTTTTATGATTACATAAAATAtgtttgtattttattttgtttgtattTCTCTATCATAGTTCACTACTTGATGGATGCTATTGCAGACAGTTTTAATTGGGGAGAAGGGGAAAGAAAGGAAACATACCGAGTGAAGAGAGCTCTTTAAAATTTCTGAATTTATTAATTACTCCGACTTTGATGttctaaaaaaattatgtacttcctccgtctcaatttactTGGTCACTTTTGATTTTACACTTGtattaaaaaatcataaataagaaGGATATTTTTACTGATTTATCCTTATCTCTCTTCAATTAATTGCACTCCAATCAATATTggttactttaaaaaacaattaatgttaGGTGTAAAGTTGGAAAAACTTAGTTAATTCcattttgattttgtaaatggacaaatatttatagtaatgtggtcaactaatatgggacagagggagtacgtttttatttaaataaaatattatacttATTTGACAAGTCTCTATTCATCaatattatttctattttcagTTCTTTTGTGGATAATTTTAAGATTGTGTAAAATTGATAGGGAcctaaaaatataatattaacataaaatgcaCATAAGATAATATATTAATTAACATAAAATGCACATAAgattatgttaatattatatttttttggtattattttcttaat from Lycium ferocissimum isolate CSIRO_LF1 chromosome 2, AGI_CSIRO_Lferr_CH_V1, whole genome shotgun sequence includes:
- the LOC132047828 gene encoding 3-epi-6-deoxocathasterone 23-monooxygenase CYP90C1-like, yielding LQEENLELKQLKVSCCEDYSWTHYMSLPFTQNVISETLRLANIINAVWRKALKDVKIKWHLIPKGWCVLASFTSVHMDEENYENPYNFDPSRWQKAGVAVTSSTFTPFGGGQRLCPGLELSRLEISIFLHHLVTTYRWVAERDEIVYLPTVKMKNKLPINIMPFEQNPLIQTRQN